Within Lolium rigidum isolate FL_2022 chromosome 5, APGP_CSIRO_Lrig_0.1, whole genome shotgun sequence, the genomic segment AAATCCAAATGGTTTCTCAGAGAAAGTTAAGAGATTGTCTAGCTTGTAAGTCTAAATTTTCAAGGTGGTTTTGCTTAAGTTATCTAGGACATTCTAGTGTCTAATTCAACACCTCATTAAACCGATGTCTTGCCTCCACAGTCTCTCAAAGGTTAATTGATTCTACTAAGCCCCTATTTGGACACAGACATACCTTTGTCAACAAATATAGTTGTATTATAGAGTATAACTTAATTTTTATGAGCGTCGTTTGTATTTTGTTTTTCATAATAAGATATTATCCTATTTTCAAAGGCAGTTCTTGATCATGTTCCTGACTAGTAGTGGAAAACTGTGGCCGTTTTAGTTATATTTTGAGTCAATAGCATCACACATACAAAAACTTGTTTAGGATGTGCAAACACCTACAACTAGTTGCAAACTGTGTTCCACTTGTACACGAACTTGACATGCGGGTGCAAAAACCTCCAAAGAAGTCCAAATGAGACCCAGAACCAATCATCTGGTGACACGTGGCTACACGCTATCAAAGTGCACACCCATGTGTTTGGTTAATTTTAGAAAACCCCCTCATTCATGCACCTCCTCTTCTCCCGGTCCACATTAGTAATACCCCTGGCCACAAGCTTGACGTGACGTTGTTCTTCCTGGCCCACGCAACGCCGGCGCCCGCTATGACGCACCACTTCAGGCTCATGTACCCATATCTGGCCATGGGCAACCCGGCCCgaacggcccggcccggcccgaaattccCGGGCCGGGCCATGCCTTATCTAACtgctgggccgggcctgggcctgaAATTTTGGCCCGATGAGTAAGTCGGGCCGGGCCTGGGTACCATTTTTAGCCCGATtttggcccggcccggcccgaccatctCTGCAGCCTGCCTCCACTTCTCACCTCCGCTCCTGAGATTCTGATCCAGCCCAAGAGTGGCCCAGGCAACCAGCTACGTTGCCCTAACACCACACCACACATTTTCCCTACCTAACCCCACGAACCCCATCCACAATTGCACAGCCgcactccccaatccccatcgctGCTGCACCTCCTTCTCGTGGAGCACTACCGCAGTCCGTCCTCGTCGACAACCGCCGCCAGTCCTCACCCTTGGCCGTCGCACCTGCGTCCTCGCCCGCTGGCCGCGACCGCCGCACCTGCGTCCTCGCCGTTGGCCGTCGCACCAGCGTCCTCGCCGCTGGCCACGACCGCCGCACCTGCGTCCTCGCCTCCGTCGCACCAGCGTCCTCGCCCGCTGGCCGCGGCCGCCGCACATGTGTCCTCGCCTCCGTCGAACCCTTGTCGTGGACGCGGAGGGGTCTCATCTCCACGCCGGCCTCCGCTGGATCTCCTTCGTTGTCGTCCGCCATCGTCAAGATAGGTAAGTTAGTTTTTTTGCTTCTCTGTAGAGGAATGAAAACTAATtgatttccttctcttttccgtTCTTAGTTAGATCTGAAATTTCTTAACTTCTTTACAGATGGAGATGGAGAACGAGACCGAAAATCGGGTGTCCCCAGTTTGAAGATCTTCATCATAGCCATAACATGTGAAGATCTGGAGGCTGTTTTGATGCTATTTGATGTGAAAACAATTTGCTGTCAAACATGTTGTAAACCGTACTACTATTCTGTTCTAAACTGTGCTATTTTGTTGTATTTCTATCAAGTGCTATGTTAAACGATACCAACACGGACGACTACGGCCGGAAGTTAGCTATATTTCGGGCCgtcgggccgggcctcgggccatCGGGTTTTTgtgtcgggccgggctcgggcctacaAAACAATGAAtcttgtcgggccgggccgggcatgGGCCTGATTTTAGGCGTCGGGCTTTTTTAGgcccggcccgaagcccggcccggcccgagatatGCCCAGGTTACCCAACCGTCGCCATGTGTGCCTTCTACAAAGGTATGGCTTGTTGTCCCCCACTGCTCGACCTTGTCTCGCCGCGCCCGTCCGTAGTCCCTGAAGCTCTCCATTGCTCCTAGGGCGAGCACATCGGCGACTCCGTGACGTGtcatacaacaacaacaatcagtcGCCCTTCTTTTCTTGTCTCACATGTCTTCTCCCCCGTTCTTTTCTTTCTTCCGTCTGGTGCGGGTGGGGGACGTCCAGTGTGTGTGTCGATGGGGAGGGCGCCGTGCTGCGATAGGGCATCGGCGAAGAAGGGTGTTAGTGCAGCAGAGTCTCTCTAAATCTCATTGTATGTTGAGGCTTACACGGACTCGATTCTTCGGTGAACACAATGGCAAGTCAAATCAACAAACAGGTTACATGCAAAATAAACTAAGAACAAAGCATAGGAGAGAGATGGTTTCCGACACGCGTGCGCTGACATTAATCGTATGTGGTCGCTGGTAGCATCACATCTGGAGAGGTGGATGAACAACAACGTCAAGAACCGCTAGAACACCAAGCTTAAGAAGCGCCTCGCCGTCGTTGCAGGCCCCTTCTCCTCATGTGCCGAGTCCATCTTCCCTCCGTCGCGTTCGTGCCCGTACACCCGCCGTGCCTGCTCCCGCTCGTCATGTCGACCGTGAAGGCCGAGGCGTATAGCTATGATGGCTACTTAGCCCGCCACGCTCCAAGACCTGTTTACCTTCGTCGAGGGCTCGACGTTGGCATCGGCCAGCCGGCGTCAGCTTCTCTCAGGAATGATGGAGGGGAGAGTGCCAAGAGGACCTCTAACTGCTATTCAATTTTTCTCCAAGGGGTTTTCGCAAAATTACAGAGCCAAACCGTGGCCGGCGTGCCGACCAACTGTCAAATTCGGACACTTTGGAGGTTTTTGCACCCGGGCATGTCAAGTTCGTGTACAAGTGAAACACAATTTGCAACTAATTGTAGGTGTTTGTACATCCTAGACAAGTTCGTGTATGTGTGGTGCTATTAACTCTTATATTTTGTATATGCAGTTACATGATCTGCATGATGACCAGATGTCATG encodes:
- the LOC124655846 gene encoding uncharacterized protein LOC124655846; its protein translation is MQKESKILASHPEAGHQERKRHLHPEATTPVTETTVFVWEEKMGSGLPHSPIPIAAAPPSRGALPQSVLVDNRRQSSPLAVAPASSPAGRDRRTCVLAVGRRTSVLAAGHDRRTCVLASVAPASSPAGRGRRTCVLASVEPLSWTRRGLISTPASAGSPSLSSAIVKIDGDGERDRKSGVPSLKIFIIAITCEDLEAVLMLFDVKTICCQTCCKPYYYSVLNCAILLYFYQVLC